AGCCCACCGCCGGCGCTGTGCCCGCTGACCTGATGGTGCTGTTTCGCAGCGCGGTGAAGCAGACCTGCCGCCGGCACGGCTATCACGCCACGTTCATGTGCCGGCCCCGCATCCCGAACGTGGTCTCGTCGGGCTGGCACTTGCACCAATCGCTTCGCGACGCGCGGACGGGAGCGAACGCCTTCGTCCCCGGCGATGGCTCCCAGCCGCTCTCGGGTTTCGGTATGGGGTTCCTGGGCGGGCTGCTCGCCCACGCGCGTGCCGCGACCGTCTTCACAACGCCGACCATCAATGGCTACAAGCGCTACCGCTCCTACTCGCTCGCGCCCGACCGCGCGGTCTGGGGACGCGACAACCGCGGGGTAATGATCCGCGTGCTCGGCGGACCGGGCGATCCGGCCACGCGGCTGGAGAACCGGGTCGGGGAGCCGGCGGCGAACCCCTACCTCTACATGGCTGCTCAGGTGCTCGCCGGGCTCGACGGCGCCGACCGGAACCTCGACCCCGGGCCGAGTGCCGACACGCCCTACGAGGCCGAGGCGGACCTCCTACCCACGTCGCTACGGGAGGCGGTCTTCGCCCTGCGCGAGGACCCGTTCTTCCGCGGCGCGCTCGGCGAGTCGTTCGTCGATTATTACACGCATATCAAGAACGCCGAGATCGAGCGCTTCCAATCGGAAATCACCGAGTGGGAGCAGCGTGAGTACTTCGAAATATTCTGATAAACGCCTGGCGCGGAGCCACAGAGATGAAGCTTGGTCGCACGTTCCGGTTCGTCGTTTTCCTGGCCTTGGCCTGCGCCGGACTTCCCGCTCCGGGCAGGGCGCTCGATCAGCCAATCCGCATCGGAGTCCTGAGCGACATGAGCGGGCCGTTCTCGGACCAGGTCGGCGCCGGCTCCGTCGCCGCCGCACGCCTCGCCCTCGACGACTTCGCCCGGGAGAGCGGCGGCCTGAAGGTTGAGCTCCTCTCCGCCGACCACCAGAACAAGCCCGACATCGGCCTCGGCATCGCGCGGCGCTGGCTCGACCAGGAGAATGTCTCGGCGATCGTGGACCTGCCGAATTCGGGGGTCGCCCTCGCGGTCGCCAACCTGCTGCGCGAGCGCAATCGCGTCACGCTCGCGTCCAGCGCGATGACGTCCGATCTGACGGGCAAGTTCTGCGCACCGACAACCGTCCAATGGGTGTCGGACACGTGGGCCCAAGGCTCCGCCACAGCACGGGCGCTGGCCGAGCGCGGGTCACGGCAGTGGTACTTCCTCACCGTCGACTACGCGCTCGGCCACGCCCTGGAGCGCGACGCCACGAGGGCACTCGGCGAGATGAACGGCAGATCGACCGGCGGGTCGTGACTTCCCCTTGGCACCAGCGACTTTTCCTCAGCGCTCCTGACAGCTCAGATGACAGCTCAGAGCTCGGGGGCACAGATCCTGGCCCTCGCGAATACCGGCGCCGACATGATCAATGCGATCAAGCAGGCCGGGGAGTTCGGACTCACGCCCAGGATGAAGGCTGCGGCTCTGTTTATCCAGCTGTCCGACATTCACTCTCTGGGACTGACGACGGCACAGGGGCTGCAGCTCGTCTCGGCCTTCTACTGGGATCGCAATGAGAGCACGCGCGCGTTCAGTGATCGCTTCGCCGCCGTCATGAACGGTCGGCGTCCGACGGAGGATCACGCGGGGGTGTACTCGGCGACGCTCGCCTATCTTCGCGCCGTGCGTGCCGCCGGCACGATTGAGGGCGACCGGGTCGTGGCAATGATGCGGAAAGCACCCATTGAAGACCCCCTCTTCGGAACCGTAACGATCCGCCCGGACGGGCGCGCGGTCCACGATATGTACCTCTACGAAGTGAAGGCGCCATCCGAGAGCGAGCGGCCATATGACTACTATAAGCACGTGACCACTATTGCTGGCAGTCAGGCATTTCGCCCAGTGAAAGATGGCGGCTGTGCAATGATCGAAAAAAGCAATTAAGTCGTCATATTCCTAGCTATATCTCGTTTTCCGCTCCGCGATTTTATTTTGCGATATTTGAGATTCATAGAAACACCTCGCGGGCCTGCTCAAACATTCCGACCACCTCATCGGAGACAGCGCGGATGAACGGATCCTTCCTGTCGCGCCTGCGGGTCAGTAGAAATACGTCCTTGCTCGGGGGTGCCGATTCGAGATCGCAAATCCTCAACAGCGGGTCGAGGCGGCCGATATAATGAGGGAGAAGCGCAAGTCCGGCGCCGGATCGCTGATGAAGGGCGGCCTCAACGCGGCCACCCGCAGCCTCGCGATCGAATATGCCGCACGCGGCATCCGCGCGAATGCCGTCGCTCCCGGCATCATCAGGACACCGATGCATTCCCCCGACACGTACGAATTTCTGGCCGGCGCCCACCCGATAAACCGTATGGGTGAAATCGAGGACATCGCCCAGGCCGTGCTTTACCTCGAGTCTGCCGCCTTCGGGACCGGCGAAATCCTCCACGTCGACGGCGGCCGGATCGCCGGCCATTGACGTCCCCAGGAGAGGGCGTTTCCCCCCGCGCCCTCCCCACACCTTTCTTGGGGAGTGATACCGGCGCGCCTTTGATCTGATCCGTCCATACGAACCATGCTGCGCGGAGATGCGGGTGGGGAGGAGAACGCGTCAACACAAACGCGCGGCGGTATGACATGCCGATCGTGACCATTCAGGTGACCCGCGGAGGAGCGAGCCCGGGCGCAGACCGCACCACGAGCGAGCAGAAGGCTGCGATCTATAAGGGGTCTCGGACCTGCTCTTCGAGGCTATGGGCAAGCACCCTGACGACACGTCCGTAATCTTCCAGGAAGTTGAGCTCGAATATTTGGGGCGCAGCGGCTTGCTGGTGCCCGAGTACCGCAGCCAGCGCGCTCGGGAAACGAACCAGACAAGCTCCTAAGGTCGCATGAGAGCGTCTTGTGCGGACTATAGTCCTTCGGCGCATCGCGCCAGCGCAACCCGTTGCGATTGACGAAAACGATGCCGCTCAACACCCGCCGATCGTCAACCCGCGGCTTGCCGTGGCTCTTGGGGAAGTACGGTCGCAGACGCGCCATCTGCTCATCCGTCAACCAGTACAGGTCGCTCATTCTTAGTCTCCTCGCAGAGCCTGAATCAGATCGCGCCTCTCATATCAATGGGTCCTGACCCCAGAGCAGCGCCCGATCGTGTTGCAATCGGACGCTGCTCTAGATCTTTGATTTTTGTCGCACTTTCTACGATGAACCGGTGTCAACTTCATCCTAAATGGTGCGATGTCCGCGTTCCGGTCCGCGTGACGCCCATCGACGTGAGACTCGCCTCATTCGAGGATACGTCCGGTGGTGCAAGCAAATGGCGGGAGGATCGCTCCTTCTCTGACCGTGGCCGGTCTCAGGATGGCGGCTTCACGTCGTAGGAGATGCGTCCCGCCGGGAGGAAGAACAGGGCGATGAGCGCGCCGCCCTTGACCTCGGGGTAGTGATGGCTGCCCGGCGCCGGCGCCGTCCAGCCCGCGTGGCACCAACCGCTCGGCCCGGCGAGCACGGCGTTCTCGTCGAGCGGCACGACCATGTTCAGCTCGCCGTAGGGGTGGCCGTGGTAGTCGCCGCGGAAGCTCGCGTCCGCGTCGCCCGGCTCGCCGTCGTGATAGTCGACGGCCATCCGGCCGCCCTGACTGTCCATGTAGACGGCGGTGATGCTGAAGTTCAGCGTCCGCGCCATCGGCTCGCACAGCCGGCTGCGGCGGTATCGCCGGCCGCCCACCTCGATGTTGGCCGCCCAGCCCTCCTCGACCCCCTGCTTGATGAGGCGCGATAGGTCCTCATACAGGGCGCTGCCTGGTCCGTAGGTCTCGTTGAGCCAGCGCTCGACCTCGGGCCCCGCGGTCATGTTCTTGACCTCGTCGAGGAAGGGAATGCTCCGCTCGATCAGTTGTTCGCGTCCGTCCATCTCACTCTCCTTGGTCATGCGCCCGTGGCGCTTCGAAACCGTGGAAGCTCGCAAACGCCTCGACCGATGCGCGCTCCATGACCCCGCGGGTCGCGACCGCGGCGGCGTCGCAGACACCGAGCGCCATGCCGCACACGACGACATCCTCGGCCGCGATCGGGAGGTGGCGGCGCAGCACGCGGTGGTACTTCGCCAGAGTCTCCTGCGGACAGGTATCGAGGCCGCGCACCTTGGCGGCCAGCATCACGTTCTGCAGGAACATGCCGAGATCCAGCCAGCTGCCCTTTTCCAGTCGGCGGTCGAGCGTAAAGATCAAGCCGACCGGCGCGCCGAAGAAATCATAATTTTTGGCCGTTTGCGCGGCCCGACCGCGCAAGTCGTCTTGGGCTATGCCGAGCGAGCCGTAGAAAATCCGGCCGAAGGCCTGCTTGCGGCTCTGGTACAGGTCGGGGAGGCTCGGCGCGTAGTAGGTGTACTCGGAGGCGTGGTGCGCTGCTTCGGCCGCGTGCGTCGCGACGATGTCGCGACAGATCTCGGCCTTTACTGCACCTGCTAGCACGTACACCCGCCAGGGCTGGATGTTGGCGCCGCTTGGCGCGTAGCGCGCGGCATCGAGGATGTCGCGGATCGTGCCGTGGGAGACGGGCCGGTCGATGTAGAAGCGGGTGGCGAAGCGTCCTTTCATGACACCGTCGAGCGCCTGGACTAGATCGAGGTTCGCCATTCTCACCCCCGTGTGACCAGCGGACAGTTGCCGGCCGAGATCAGCCGGAACGCCTCCTCGCCCGGGATCGTCTCCAGGAGCTTGTAGTAGTCGAAGCGCGTCTTGCTCTCGGCGGGGGATTTGACCTGCATCAGGTAGATGTCGCGCACGAGGGGCCCGTCCTCGCGGATGTGGCCGTCACGGGTCATGAAGTTGTTGACCGGCATCTTGCGCATCTGCGCCGCGCCCGTCGGGCCGTCGTCCGTGTTCGCGGCGGCCATCGCCCTGAGGTAGTGCGTCACCGCACCGAAAGTACCCGCGTGGATCATGGTCGGCACCTTATTGGTGCGCGCGACGAAGCGCTGCGACCATGCCCGGGTCTCGTCGTTCAGGTCCCAGTAGAAGGCGGTGCTCAGGATCAGGCCCTGGGCCGCCGGCAGGCCGAGGCCGTGGATGTCGGCGATGAAGACGAGCAGGCCCGCCAGCGTCTGGCCCGACTGCACCACCCCGAACTCGGCGGCCTGCTTCAGCGCGAGGATGAGATCGCCGCCCGCATCGGCCAGCCCGACGACCTGCGCCCCCGAGCCTTGCGCCTGCAGGAGGTAGGAGGAGAAGTCCGGGCTGCCGATGGAATGGCGCACCGAGCCGAGCACGCGACCGCCCGCCGCCTGGATCACGCGCCGGCCGTCCTCTTCGAACTGCGTGCCGAGGGCGTAGTCCGCCGTGACAAAGTACCAGGACTTGCCGCCGCGCCGGGTCACGGCGCGCGCCGTACCCTGGGCGAGGGCGTAGGTGTCGTAGGTCCAGTGGATGCCAGTGGGCGAGCAGGCGTCCCCGGTCAGCCGGGAGGTCGCCGCCCCCGAGGCAAGGAAGAACCGGCGACGCTCGCGGGTAATATCCTGCACCGCGAGCGCGATGGCGGAGTTCGGCACGTCGGCGATCACCTTGACGTCGTCCGCGTCGAGCCAGCGGCGCGCCAACGCGGCGCCGACATCCGTCTTGTTCTGATGGTCGGCGGCGATCACCTCGATTGGGCGTCCGAGGACGCGGCCTCCGAAATCCTCGACCGCCATACGCGCGGCGACGACCGAACCGTTGCCGCTGTTGTCCGCGTAGAGCGAGGAGAGGTCCGTGAGCACGCCGATCCTTACGGGCGGTCCGCCTTCCGCGACGGCCGGCGAGACAGCGAGCCAGAGGCCGGTCAGGGCCAACGATCCTCGCCTGAGGAAGCGTTGGGCGAGAGCGGGCGAAAACGGCATAGCGCGTTCCCTTCGAGGACGAGGAACGATGCCTGGCCAGGCTGCACTTGCGGAAGTGCAAGTTCGGCAATCTCATTATGAGCTTCGTTCATCGCGCGCAGAGGGGTCGATCATGACGAGGGGCGCTGGGACACGCGCGAGCATCCTAAATCGGCTCGATCTGAACCTGATCCGGCTCTTCGACGCGGTGATGCGGGAGCGTCACGTCGCTCGGGCCGGCCAGTCCCTCGGGCTGAGCCAGTCGGCGGTGAGCCACGGCCTACGTCGCCTGCGGACGCTGATCGGGGACGACCTCTTCGTGCGGACCGTGCAGGGCATGGAGCCGACCCCGCGGGCGCTGGCCATGGCCGTGCAGGTGCGTGATGCCCTCACGGCGATCGAAGGCGCGATCGGGCCGCAGCGCTTCGATCCGGCCAGCTCGACGCGGCAGTTCCGGCTTGCCGCCACGGACCACATCACCGCGGTCGTCGCTCCTGCCCTCATGCGGACCTTCGAGACGGAGGCGCCCCTCGCGTCGATCCTGATCCGTCCTGCGACGCGGATCGACCTGACCATGCAGGTCGATCTCGGCCAGATCGACATCGTCGTGGGCATCTTCTCGCAGATCCCGCACCGCCTGCATGCGCGAACCCTGTTCGAGGACCGCGACGTCCTCGTCACCGCGCCCGATCATCCGGAAGCGGGAGGCGCGACCGACATCCGCACGCTGGCGCGGGACCCGCTGATGGTGGTCACCGTCGGCGGGACCGAGGACGGCCTGCCGGACGGACGCCTCTCCGAGCGCGGCCTGACGCGGCAGACCGAGATGTTCGACCGCGACGCCCTCAACCGTGCCTTCAGGGCGGCGGGCCTGGTGCCTCGCCTCAGCGTCCTCCAACCCCATTTCCTGGCGGTGCCGAGCCTGCTCGCGGACTCGCGACGCGTGGCGATCGTGCCGGCGTCGCTGGCGCACGGCTTCGAGGCGGCCGGCGTCGCGCGCGTGTCCATGCCGCCTTGGGAGCCCCGTACGATGGCCGTGCAGATGGTCTGGCACGAGCGTTGGAGGCAGGATCCGGCCCATGCGTGGCTTCGGGAAGCACTATTTCGTGCCAGTCGAGGCATCGCAGATGCGGTTGGGCAAGCCACAGATCAATCCTGACCGTCGACAAGAGGCCGTCCTGGCGCTGCAGGGTGCAGAAGCAGCATTCGCCTTGAGGAAGATTTGCGGATCGGAACCGAACTTGTCGTCCTTGAGCGATCGGAGGCGCAAGGACGGCATGAGTCTCGTGCGCCGTCGCCGATGTGCGGACGCTTCCGATTTCGAGAAACCCTCCCGCCGCCTGTGCCAGGCTGTGCGGGAAAACGACCGATTCCTTACAGCCAGAGCGGCCGTTTCTGTTGACGCGCCTGACACGAGAGCGCGGCGTGACGGCGGATATCAGGGAACCGCGTCAGGAAATCAAACATCCGGAAAACCCTCGCAACCGGACATTCCCGACAAGGGGCTTGTCACGTTGGCTCGCTTGGCCGCGATAAGACCCGGCTGGCTCATTTCAGGCAGCGACGCCGGCCGCACTGCGCCACATATCGAACGCCTCGGCTCGCAAGAGCCGGTGCGTAGGAGCCGAGACAAGGGGGCGGGGAACAGTGAAGGTGTTGTAGGTGGCCGCGTGCATGGACAAGAACCGCTGAGCTGAGCGCGCTGACTTGAAGCCTTGCTGCTTCCGGTCCCGTCGTCGCACCGGCACATGCGAGCTCTCCGCCCGATTGTTCGCCCGCTTTCGCTGGACGTGCTCAGCCCCGCTCAGCTTCATCTCACGAAGGGCGGCACCGTAGGCCGGGCACTTGTCTGTGACCCACGCCTCGGGTGCCATGCCCTGCTTCTTCAGCAGCTTGCGCATCAGCTTCTGGGCAGCCCGCCTGTCCCGCTTGGGCTGGACCAGCACGTCCAGCACCTCGCCTTCGGCATCCACGGCCCGCCACAGGTACATCTGTCGGCCAGAGATCTGCACGAACACCTCGTCCAGGTGCCAACGTCCGTGTGGCTTCGGGCGAGAGGCGCGCAGCCGACGCGCGATAGCGGGACCGAAGCTGAGCACCCAGCGCCGGATGCTCTCGTAGGCGACGCTGATGCCGCGCTCGGCCAGGAGTTCCTCGACATCGCGGTAGCTGAGGGTGAAGCGCAGATACATCCAGACGGCCCGCTGGATGATGTCGGACGGGAAGCGGTAGCCGGCGTAGGAAGGCGCGTTCATCCCCTCCGGCTACGGTGCAAGATCAGTCGCCGCAAGCTGGGCTGCTCGGCAACGTGACAAGCCCGCCGCGGAAGCCTCGCACGGACTGGGCGCGTCGAACTCCTTCAGCATGATCGCCGTGAAGGCCGGTCGCGTGACCGAGAGCCTGTGCGCCCGCGGCCTGCTCGCGTCGCTCGGGCAGCCCCTGCAGCGGACGGCGTGACGCGGCCGGTCCGGCGCGCGGGGGCGAACGCCACGCTTCGGCCGGCTCCGAAGCGTCGTGCGACGGTCCGCGCCTATCATCCCGCGGCCGGCATGCCCGCGGGAGCGCCGGAGCAGAGACAACACTCAATGGGACGGCTCGATGAGCGATCAACTCGATAATCCCGCATGGCATGCCCTGACCGGGCCTCACGCCACGCTCGCCTCGGGGCGCGGCCTCGCGCGCCACTACCCCCGGGACGTGGCGCCGTACTCGGCGGTCAGGGAGGCGAGCGAGGCGGCCCTGTCGGATCTCATGATCGATCTGCCGC
The sequence above is a segment of the Methylobacterium nodulans ORS 2060 genome. Coding sequences within it:
- a CDS encoding DUF4863 family protein; this translates as MDGREQLIERSIPFLDEVKNMTAGPEVERWLNETYGPGSALYEDLSRLIKQGVEEGWAANIEVGGRRYRRSRLCEPMARTLNFSITAVYMDSQGGRMAVDYHDGEPGDADASFRGDYHGHPYGELNMVVPLDENAVLAGPSGWCHAGWTAPAPGSHHYPEVKGGALIALFFLPAGRISYDVKPPS
- a CDS encoding ABC transporter substrate-binding protein gives rise to the protein MPFSPALAQRFLRRGSLALTGLWLAVSPAVAEGGPPVRIGVLTDLSSLYADNSGNGSVVAARMAVEDFGGRVLGRPIEVIAADHQNKTDVGAALARRWLDADDVKVIADVPNSAIALAVQDITRERRRFFLASGAATSRLTGDACSPTGIHWTYDTYALAQGTARAVTRRGGKSWYFVTADYALGTQFEEDGRRVIQAAGGRVLGSVRHSIGSPDFSSYLLQAQGSGAQVVGLADAGGDLILALKQAAEFGVVQSGQTLAGLLVFIADIHGLGLPAAQGLILSTAFYWDLNDETRAWSQRFVARTNKVPTMIHAGTFGAVTHYLRAMAAANTDDGPTGAAQMRKMPVNNFMTRDGHIREDGPLVRDIYLMQVKSPAESKTRFDYYKLLETIPGEEAFRLISAGNCPLVTRG
- a CDS encoding glutamine synthetase family protein; the encoded protein is MTFVQDHGLWTDAQADAARDVRERCDPERIDTVRLSFPDQHGILRGKTLVASEAVKALTGGCAITTTMLAKDTSHRTVFPVFTAGGGFGMREMEGAADVVMVPDPTTFRTLPWAPRTGWLLCDLYFQDGRPVPFATRGIYRSVLDRLSERSLEYVAGLEVEFHVFKLDDPRMAPADAGQPGEPPSVSLISHGYQYLTEQRYDQVEPILEILRKDVLALGLPLRSIEVEYGPSQCEFTFQPTAGAVPADLMVLFRSAVKQTCRRHGYHATFMCRPRIPNVVSSGWHLHQSLRDARTGANAFVPGDGSQPLSGFGMGFLGGLLAHARAATVFTTPTINGYKRYRSYSLAPDRAVWGRDNRGVMIRVLGGPGDPATRLENRVGEPAANPYLYMAAQVLAGLDGADRNLDPGPSADTPYEAEADLLPTSLREAVFALREDPFFRGALGESFVDYYTHIKNAEIERFQSEITEWEQREYFEIF
- a CDS encoding LysR substrate-binding domain-containing protein is translated as MTRGAGTRASILNRLDLNLIRLFDAVMRERHVARAGQSLGLSQSAVSHGLRRLRTLIGDDLFVRTVQGMEPTPRALAMAVQVRDALTAIEGAIGPQRFDPASSTRQFRLAATDHITAVVAPALMRTFETEAPLASILIRPATRIDLTMQVDLGQIDIVVGIFSQIPHRLHARTLFEDRDVLVTAPDHPEAGGATDIRTLARDPLMVVTVGGTEDGLPDGRLSERGLTRQTEMFDRDALNRAFRAAGLVPRLSVLQPHFLAVPSLLADSRRVAIVPASLAHGFEAAGVARVSMPPWEPRTMAVQMVWHERWRQDPAHAWLREALFRASRGIADAVGQATDQS
- a CDS encoding nitroreductase; translation: MANLDLVQALDGVMKGRFATRFYIDRPVSHGTIRDILDAARYAPSGANIQPWRVYVLAGAVKAEICRDIVATHAAEAAHHASEYTYYAPSLPDLYQSRKQAFGRIFYGSLGIAQDDLRGRAAQTAKNYDFFGAPVGLIFTLDRRLEKGSWLDLGMFLQNVMLAAKVRGLDTCPQETLAKYHRVLRRHLPIAAEDVVVCGMALGVCDAAAVATRGVMERASVEAFASFHGFEAPRAHDQGE
- a CDS encoding IS6 family transposase, with amino-acid sequence MNAPSYAGYRFPSDIIQRAVWMYLRFTLSYRDVEELLAERGISVAYESIRRWVLSFGPAIARRLRASRPKPHGRWHLDEVFVQISGRQMYLWRAVDAEGEVLDVLVQPKRDRRAAQKLMRKLLKKQGMAPEAWVTDKCPAYGAALREMKLSGAEHVQRKRANNRAESSHVPVRRRDRKQQGFKSARSAQRFLSMHAATYNTFTVPRPLVSAPTHRLLRAEAFDMWRSAAGVAA